The region ATATGTCAGTGCCACTAGGTCAAGCTTCATGAAATCAACTAAGCGTATTTTAAAATGAGATACAAAGATAAACAGAAAACTTCTGGTAGAAATAGAGGCAAAGCTTTAAACGTTTCTCACAAAAATTGACATCCAACATTTTGACTCTACATGAGGCAAGAAGCAACATCATCTCCTGGACAGTAAGCGAAAGAGATTTGAGTGAGAAATGGTCTTAATTTTTATAAAAACTGCTAATAATTCAATGGATTCTGTCTtggtctcatttgtttaatttacccccaaaaaaataattgatgacAGCGCTATATTGAAGTCTGATAGTGATCGAAAAGGCCTAAAAACTGTGTGGGAAACctaaaaaacatgattacatCAGGTTCTCATTAGGGAAACAAGCAATGTAAGAATTCAGAATTCAACAAGAATAATTTGGTGCTCATCCATAAGCTGCTAGTAGACTTAATGAAAAAAGTGAGAGCTCTCAAAACTCCAGTGCAGGCCTATAAGCTATAAAGACTGATACAGACtgtgacaaaatatatattaaaaaggcAGATGGGATTCTAGGCACGCTACTGTAGTAAGCCAACAGTGTATAATAAATGCATGTTGATATTGTGACACAAGCTTTCTGCATGGTAAAGATCAGATAGATTTTCACATATTGGCCGGGAAATGAGAACCCTATACAGTTTTATACACCGCAAttcaatacaacaacaaagtaGCTGcatggttattttttattttgtcataggTATTTATTCATGCACTGTACATAGAGCATTCAATGTCATCGTTTGATGAGGGCAGGTATCTTAAAAGATAACTTCAACAATTTCATGATAACATGTGAATAAGTAAGTAGCATAGTGTCTGTTGTTCTAATCTGACATTATAAAAGTTTATAATTTcaattatatgtatatgtatcgtcaatatatatatatatatatatatatatatatatatatatatatatatatatatatatatatgtataaagtatgtaaatgtaaaatgtataaagtaaatgtataaagtaaatgtataaagTATAATGGTTTAAGTAGGGTGATCACAATACTTCTGTCAACATTAGTTActgcaataaacaaatattcaaaacctGGCTGAAATCATCAGTGGCACAATACACTTGGATGTTGATGAGCTCTTTGAATTGATAacaaactttttgaaaaaaatggaatttcGAAATTGAGTGGCAAATATCAAAAAGGCGTAATTTCCTGCCACGTAACAGCGCATGCGCATCACCCCGCTAACCATTTGGCGACGTGTACCGGTGTGTGGAAGTGTTGAGGTAGCTCACCTCTCCTGGATAACAAGCTGCCATTAAAACCTAAAAAAGCCTTAAAGGTGCTAAACCATGGGAGGTGCGCAGAGTGTGGAGATACCGGGAGGAGGCTCCGAGGGCTACCACGTCCTCCGGGTGAGTTCTTAGCATCTACAGCctgctgttagctgttagctgttagcttagcatcggTTCAGAGGCGGAGGATTCCCTGATCTGTGTGTTGACGAGAGGCCGGGGATGACTAATGAGGCCTCCGGCTGgaaaacaccaacacactgTCACATCACGTTGGGTGCTGTGAGTTGTGTCAGAGTCACGTGTCGTTTCTCGTCCTGTGTTCTGGTTTTGTCTGCCTGTTCACTGCTTATATGTGCCTAACAGAAGCGAACCAAAGCTAGCTACGTAGCTGCACTGAATGACAGCTTCAGAGATGGTTCTGTTAGTGCTTCCGTTATCGGACATGTCCCTGTGCACAGTGCTCCTTTACCCTTGTTTTGCTAAATATGGACTAAGACGGTTCTGGTAGCAGGCTTACTGCTACTACCGTCACCTGGTCATCAGTAACGATGAGTGGTAACTGTAGTAGCTGGATCTTCACCTGGGGAACAGTAACGACACAGTTGTAGACCATATGGGCTTAAATCCATAGATTTAAGAGGTCCCATCCCTAAGTGTACGAGCCGGTAAAGTAACACACGTATAACTGGTTTGGCTGTATGTTAATGGACATTGAGGTTACTGAATGATGCTTGTATGAATCATTCATACCCTAAACAATACCCCTGACAATGTCTGTTTCCTAAAAGTTTCTTATTTGGAGGTCAATGAAGACCCAGCTCTGTTGTATGTTGTCATCTCAGGTCCAATCTGTTGCTGTATGTACAGAATATATCTTGCATACTCTTTACAAGAAATTCAATTTAATGCATAAAGTGATAGCGTGCAGTCCAGCGGCAGCTGAGATTTTCTCTCGTTTTTCTGCAGGTTCAGGAGAACTCGCCAGGACACCGTGCAGGACTGGAGCCTTTCTTTGATTTTATTGTCTCGATCAACAACACCAGACTGGTAAGGAGAGCCAGCAACTGTCTCTAGCAGGACCAAGTACAAGTCATAAGGGACTGCATGCTTCATGGTTGCCCCACCGCTCTTCTTAATCCCCTTTTCTACAGAACAAGGACAATGACACCTTAAAAGACTTGCTGAAAGCCAGTGTTGAGAAACCAGTTAAGATGCTGGTTTACTCCTCAAAGACTCTGGAGCTGCGGGAGTCGACAGTCACCCCTAGCAACCTGTGGGGGGGCCAGGGCCTGCTCGGCGTCTCCATTCGTTTCTGCAGCTTTGAGGGAGCCAATGAGAATGTTTGGCATGTGCTGGTAAGTAACCCCAGAAATTGTAGCCTGTATTGTATTGATTTGTTAAATGTGGTCCAATGGTTGTTTGTACACTTATTCTCCCCGCTCTCTTTAACAGGAAGTAGAGCCTAATTCCCCAGCAGCCCTCGCTGGCTTGCGGCCGCACACAGACTACATCATTGGAGCCGACACTGTAATGAATGAGGTAGTTTATCATCACTTAAGGTCCTTGCAACTGTCACTCCTGCACATTCACCAcctgataatgataatgacagAGATTGTGTGTTCCCTAATTTTGTCCACCTTCTCCACCTCTCTGTGACTTTATCTGCAGTCAGAGGACCTGTTCTCTCTGATAGAAAGCCATGAGGGGAAAGGACTGAAGCTCTATGTGTACAACACTGACACAGATAACTGCAGAGAAGTGATCATCACACCTAACGGTGCCTGGGGAGGAGAGGGCAGGTAACacagacatttgttttatttgaagtaaTCAGTAGTGAGTTACGTACCTATCTAGCGGACACTGGCAACGAAGCTGTGGCAGTGGTTGCGAGGAGCAGTTACCTTATTGTTTTTCATGATGGTCGACTAAATAAGCTGATTTAAAGCGACTATAATGGATATTTCCATAAAATCCATCAAATTAAATGAGTGAAAACTAAAAGGAGAGTGGATATGTGACTAGCATTTGTCTGTGGACACAAACATAACATTAttgataatgttgctccattACTGCTGGATGTTTAATAAGCAGCTTTTTGCTAACAAGTTTGCCACATCAACATAAAGGTGTGGACATTTTGACCTATATTTGTGCTTTGgagcagtttttgtttttttaatgggcCCGGGTTTGGTTTATTAAAAGCACACGCAAGGTGATGTCACACACATTCCTGCCAATAGTTTGACACTGTTCCACTGATGTGGCAGTAACATGCCAAGATACACAGCAATGCACCAGCAaaggcagtgaagaagaaaaatgcaaGTTAACATAGAGTTATACAATGTGTgattcaaaatataatataattggCATAgcatgttttatgaggaaggaaatgtAATGATGTGTCAgtattgtgtttacagcttgtttctgctgcccccaagtggtcATAAAGGttattattgcatttttaaaatgaagagtTGTTATTCCTGTAAGTCAACTCACAACATCCTGTACAGCTATGGCCTATTAGTCTCTGCTTGTTGACCATTTTGtgaccatttttctttcacTATTCTCCATGTATGTAGTTATTTTTCTGCATCTGGCACAGGAACATGAGTTATATCTCCATTTCAATCCTACCCACAGAGTTCCGATTTACCAACACACCCATAGATATGTAGGGCCTTATGAAGTCTATTTTAGGATTCAAGCACATTTTGTCATCAGAAAAGAATTGCTAATCATGTGTTTGATGAATACAATTTCAGCAATTGATgagaaaatatcacaaattcTATGAATATCAATTAATTTGATGTCATGCAACATTgcactattttattattaataaaagaaaGTGATTCAATTCGGttataaaacaagacatttcatccttttgtaaaataaagtatttctaaATTTAGCTGTTGGTGTCAAATTCCTCATGACTGTCAGGCCACCTCTACTCCAAGTTTTCCCTAAACACGTGTTTGCgctctcattggctgtagcTCCCGACAGCTCAGATATTCAGCCTGCTAGGTGATGCATCAGCGAGCCTCTCTGCTCTTCCTTGAACTTGCCTCTGATCTGGGTCTTTTGTTGAAAGCTCCTAAAACTATCGCAGAGTGGAAACCAGGGTTAAAGTCTCATAGTGTGTACTAGGCTAGCAGTAACAGAGGGCCGTGTGTATGGGCAGTTGTTCACTGGGAAGAAAACTCaaatgtttgaatgaaaaaatTCTCTAATTTGGTCAAGTTTGGATTCTGAACTACCTTTCTCCCTTCTCCAGTCTTGGATGTGGGATTGGCTATGGATACCTCCACAGGATTCCCACTAGGCCTTTTGAGGAGGGGAAGAAGATCAGCTTCCCTGGAAACTCTCCCAGTGAGCCCGTCAGTCCGCTGAAGGATGGATTCACTGAGGTCAGCACACACTATACAAGCATATTCCAGGTTCAACTTTATTTATGAGGGGTGGCTGTGGCTCGGagccaaattgctcccgaaggctgtgtgtttatgcatgagTGTGTATTTGATTAGATTCTCATGGCAGGttgcacctttttaaagtgtgtgtgtgtgtgtgtgtgtgtgtgtgtgtgtgtgtgtgtgtgtgtgtgtgtgtgtgtgtgtgtgtgtgtgtgtgtgtgtgtgtgtgtgtgtgtgtgtgtgtgtgtgtgtgtgtgtgtgtgtgtgtggacgtgtgtgtgtgacatgtgtggACAGTGTACATGTAGCGCTTTAAGTGGTCAGAAGAcaagaaagagtgtgtgtgtttgtgcatgtccACAGTCTATAATTGCACGTTGCCTCAGTATGTATGCAGCAAAGCAGGCGGAAGGACAGAGAACAATGTAGCTCATTACAATCAGCCCGTTTAGATGGATGTGCCCTTATCTGTTTGACAGCAGCATCTTTTCCCTACCACCTCCATATTTTCTTCAGGTCCAACTTTCAGCAGTGTCCCCTCCACCTAGTGCACCTGCTGTCCCTACTGGGCTTGAAGATTCACTGTCAGGCCTGTCAATCAGCACAGCCCCGCCCACCATGCCCAGGGAGCTTCAGACAGGtatatctgttttttctttcactcacATCCAATTACTCCAAcacattcagtttgttttacGATATTTgtgaattggaaaaaaaaaacttgtcacTCTCTCACAATCATTGTGTATGTActccatatatttttttctaatgggTTATTTGTGTCGCCCCCACCTCCAGGTTTGCCCACTGTCCCTCTGctcccctcctccaccagccCCGCCCTCAGCCGACTCACTCCACTGAATCCTGCCACCACCGGCTTCAACCCTGCCTCCACGCTACCAGGTGAGGGATTTCTCAATGTACTCATTCAAAGCCCACATCATCAGTCGGAAAAGCCGGTCCTCCACAGATTTATATGGGTGTGTACACACCCTTTCAGAATAAAGAGAAAGGTCTGCCTGAACCGAATTATGTAATATATAGTCTTACTTTgtgtacacagtacacacaccacTTGTTTTCTAAAGGACAAGATGTGACCATCAGTAAACAGTGTTCATGTTCAATTCAAGCACTTAAAGCAGCATCATTTCCCTTAACATAGCCAGTGTCTGAGCTCCTACCAAACTACTATTAgcctttttctgtgtttattctggttattggt is a window of Anoplopoma fimbria isolate UVic2021 breed Golden Eagle Sablefish chromosome 3, Afim_UVic_2022, whole genome shotgun sequence DNA encoding:
- the LOC129088733 gene encoding Golgi reassembly-stacking protein 2-like, producing the protein MGGAQSVEIPGGGSEGYHVLRVQENSPGHRAGLEPFFDFIVSINNTRLNKDNDTLKDLLKASVEKPVKMLVYSSKTLELRESTVTPSNLWGGQGLLGVSIRFCSFEGANENVWHVLEVEPNSPAALAGLRPHTDYIIGADTVMNESEDLFSLIESHEGKGLKLYVYNTDTDNCREVIITPNGAWGGEGSLGCGIGYGYLHRIPTRPFEEGKKISFPGNSPSEPVSPLKDGFTEVQLSAVSPPPSAPAVPTGLEDSLSGLSISTAPPTMPRELQTGLPTVPLLPSSTSPALSRLTPLNPATTGFNPASTLPGLMPLPGGLPPLPNLPNLNLPLPDLSAVSLAGTSTFPSIGTTVPTLANLPPLNFPGLPPLPPLPTMLPSQLPPLLPQGVVPLLPISTMAPTASVTVTAAPATEPAVNPTVQTEAASTNVTESPATTETALTS